From Gammaproteobacteria bacterium, the proteins below share one genomic window:
- a CDS encoding HD-GYP domain-containing protein has product MKRRIDIADLELGMFVAELDRPWLESPFLFQGFLLDSEDDLATLRSLCSFVIVDAEQSTYIPRSFHAAPAAEVDDTEHDSQGPAAIRDVDANDPRRFARSFREVIGVHRRAQLRLIELIDRRRLGKRVDCAAVRDVVEDLDRIIREHPNAAMWLTKMREQDELTASHCINVAILSMTFARYRRLPENMIRSIGLGAMLHDIGLTGPANDIISSRARLGEAEFKVVRRHPVDGLFSLRNLDELDKVAREIIRSHHERLDGSGYPDGLRGDEIPEHVRIVGIADAYDAMASDRSYRAAMQPTAAMSELRKDAADSFGESLVQEFIRCIGIYPVGSVVKLNTGAIGMVASTLPSSRLTPLVLILKDSNGRNLAPRQLVNLAAVNRMREKREDKWAIVDTVNPLDYRINIAAIAIDEMRAFR; this is encoded by the coding sequence ATGAAGCGGCGCATCGACATAGCAGATCTCGAGCTTGGCATGTTTGTTGCCGAGCTCGATCGGCCGTGGCTGGAAAGTCCGTTCCTGTTCCAGGGCTTCTTGCTCGACTCCGAAGATGACCTGGCGACACTGCGCAGCCTGTGCAGCTTTGTCATTGTCGATGCCGAGCAATCGACCTATATCCCCAGATCCTTCCACGCTGCACCTGCGGCGGAGGTGGACGATACTGAACACGACTCGCAAGGGCCGGCGGCCATTCGCGATGTCGACGCCAATGATCCGCGGCGGTTCGCCCGGAGCTTTCGTGAAGTCATTGGCGTGCATCGTCGCGCCCAGCTTCGGCTGATCGAACTCATCGACCGTCGTCGCCTTGGCAAGCGCGTCGATTGCGCCGCGGTTCGTGATGTGGTCGAGGATCTCGATCGCATCATTCGCGAGCATCCCAATGCCGCGATGTGGCTGACCAAGATGCGCGAACAGGACGAACTGACGGCGTCGCACTGCATCAATGTCGCCATCCTGTCGATGACCTTCGCCCGCTACCGGCGGCTGCCGGAAAACATGATCCGCAGCATCGGGCTCGGCGCCATGCTGCACGATATCGGCCTGACTGGCCCCGCCAACGACATCATCAGTTCTCGTGCCCGCCTGGGTGAAGCCGAGTTCAAGGTGGTTCGTCGCCATCCTGTCGACGGGCTGTTCAGTCTCAGGAACCTGGACGAGCTGGACAAGGTCGCGCGGGAAATCATTCGCTCGCACCATGAGCGCCTCGATGGATCGGGCTACCCTGACGGCCTGCGTGGCGACGAGATTCCGGAGCATGTACGGATTGTCGGCATTGCCGATGCCTATGACGCCATGGCCAGTGATCGAAGCTATCGCGCGGCCATGCAGCCGACGGCCGCGATGAGCGAGCTGCGGAAAGACGCCGCCGACAGCTTCGGTGAATCGCTGGTCCAGGAATTCATTCGCTGCATCGGCATCTACCCGGTCGGCAGCGTGGTCAAGTTGAATACCGGTGCCATTGGCATGGTGGCCTCCACCCTGCCTTCTTCCCGCCTGACCCCGCTGGTGCTGATCCTCAAGGACAGCAATGGTCGCAACCTCGCGCCCCGCCAGCTGGTCAACCTCGCAGCCGTGAATCGCATGCGGGAGAAGCGCGAAGACAAGTGGGCCATTGTCGATACGGTCAACCCGCTCGACTACCGCATCAACATTGCGGCAATTGCCATTGATGAAATGCGCGCCTTCCGCTGA